GCTGCAAAACAATAACGGGGCCGCGAAGGCCCCGTTTGAACATCCATACCAGGCAATCTTACTTGATCTTGGCTTCCTTGAACTCGACATGCTTGCGCGCGACCGGATCGTATTTCTTCTTGACCAGCTTGTCGGTCATGGTGCGCGAATTCTTCTTGGCGACGTAGTAGTAACCGGTGTCGGCCGTCGACACGAGCTTGACCTTGATGGTGACCGCCTTGGCCATGTGCAAACCTCGAAAATGCAGGGGTAATCAGGAGCCGGCCAAATCGGCCCGCGTTTGGCCCGGAAACTAGCCACAAACGGTCCAAAGTCAAGGATTTCCGGCTCCAAACCGATCCGATTCCGGCCGATTAACCCTCGAAGAAGCGGTTTTTCGGCCGCGGCAGGCCCAAATTCTCGCGCAGCGTCCGCCCTTCGTACTCGTTGCGGAATATCCCGCGCCTCTGCAATTCGGGGACGACCCTGTCAACGAAGTCGAACAGCCCCTGTGGCAGATAGGGGAACATGATGTTGAAGCCGTCGCTGCCGCGGCTCGTCAACCATTCGTCCATCTGGTCGGCGATGGTCTGCGGCGTGCCGACGAAAGCGAGTCCGCCATAGCCGCCGACCCGCTGGGCGAGCTGGCGCACGGTGAGCTTGTCGCGCGCGGCGACGTCGACGAGGCGCTGCCGGCCGCTCTTGCTGGCGTTGGTTTCGGGAATCGGCGGCAACGGCCCGTCGGGATCGAAGCCGGAAGCGTCGGTGCCGAGGATCACCGAGAG
The DNA window shown above is from Bradyrhizobium sp. ISRA464 and carries:
- the rpmG gene encoding 50S ribosomal protein L33 translates to MAKAVTIKVKLVSTADTGYYYVAKKNSRTMTDKLVKKKYDPVARKHVEFKEAKIK